A genomic region of Antennarius striatus isolate MH-2024 chromosome 16, ASM4005453v1, whole genome shotgun sequence contains the following coding sequences:
- the ndel1b gene encoding nuclear distribution protein nudE-like 1-B: MDKEMIPKFSSKDEEVNYWKSQALKYKKSCQDAQEELQEFQEGSRELEAELEAQLGQAEHRLQDLQRENERLKNEMSNLKEKLEQQYAQSYKQISMLEDDLGQTRSIKEQLHKYVRELEQANDDLERAKRATIVSLEDFEGRLNQAIERNAFLESELDEKESLLVSVQRLKDEARDLRQELAVRERSTDRMSAPSSPTLDIDKIDSAVQASLSLPATPVGKSMEHPFISPKALTNGCANSSLTPSARISALNIVGDLLRKVGALESKLAACRNFAKDQAARKNYSKDNSTIINSSATKFSHSLHTTYFDKTAVNGLDPSSLTSMAATRAVSPPGMLPLSV, from the exons ATGGACAAAGAGATGATTCCTAAATTTTCTTCGAAGGATGAAGAAGTTAATTACTGGAAGTCCCAGGCCCTCAAGTATAAAAAAAG TTGCCAAGATGCCCAAGAGGAGTTGCAGGAGTTCCAGGAAGGGAGCCGGGAGCTGGAAGCAGAGTTGGAGGCACAGCTCGGCCAGGCCGAACACCGCCTCCAAGACCTCCAAAGAGAAAACGAGAGACTGAAGAACGAAATGTCCAACCTCAAG GAAAAGCTGGAGCAGCAGTACGCTCAGAGTTATAAACAGATCTCTATGCTGGAGGATGACCTGGGCCAGACAAGAAGCATCAAGGAGCAGCTCCACAAATATGTCCGAGAGCTGGAGCAGGCCAACGACGACCTGGAGAGAGCCAAAAG GGCAACAATAGTGTCTCTTGAGGACTTTGAAGGCCGTTTAAACCAGGCCATCGAGAGAAACGCCTTCCTGGAAAGCGAGCTTGATGAAAAGGAATCCCTTCTAGTATCTGTTCAGCGGCTGAAGGATGAAGCACGAG ACCTGAGACAGgagctggcagtacgggaacgaTCTACAGACAGGATGTCGGCACCCAGCTCCCCCACCTTAGACATCGACAAGATCGATTCTGCAGTGCAGGCCTCTTTATCCCTCCCAGCCACACCCGTAGGAAAGAGCATGGAACATCCCTTCATCAGCCCGAAAG CATTGACCAACGGCTGTGCCAACTCCTCACTTACTCCCTCTGCTAGAATCTCCGCACTTAACATTGTTGGTGACCTCCTGAGGAAAGTTGGG GCTTTGGAGTCCAAACTCGCCGCCTGTAGAAACTTCGCCAAAGATCAAGCAGCAAGGAAAAATTATTCCAAAGACAACAGCACGATCATCAACAGCAGTGCTACCAAGTTCTCACACTCTTTACACACCACTTACTTTGATAAAAC GGCTGTTAATGGATTGGACCCCAGCTCCTTGACGTCCATGGCAGCGACCAGAGCAGTGTCTCCACCAGGCATGCTGCCTCTGAGTGTGTGA
- the LOC137609269 gene encoding medium-chain acyl-CoA ligase ACSF2, mitochondrial-like isoform X1: MSALISSSLLRVCAHSLRSVDALKCGKTWKLCSWLLCSRSLHVDSPPHIPTLTSSYVHGTSSISLLPLTVGQMLDSAVQRWPDREAVVFVQDGVRKTFALFQQDVNKVAAGLLALGLKPGDRLGVWGPNIYEWILFQYATAKAGIILVSLNPAYQLKELEFTIKKVQCKAVVCPTRFKTQDYCEMLRQLCPEIDKTPVGVVKSSRLPDLRMVIVTDSRQPGMLSLEDVMQAGESRHHRELMDLQTKLSCDDPINIQFTSGTTGSPKGATLSHHNVVNNANFVGLRMGYGWRPQVRICMMVPLYHCFGSVLGGMNMAVHGVTLVFPSAGYNSHSNLEAIQNEKCNVVYGTPTMFTDILNQGLHKYDLSSIEAGVMAGSPCPPEILRKLITDMNMKEITIAYGATENSPLSFLGFPKDNEDLKLHTVGCIMNHTEAKVVDTTTGETVPLGATGELMVRGYCVMHGYWDDPEKTSEVISKAGWYSTGDTASLNSLGYCSIRGRLKDMIIRGGENIYPAELEEFLFTHSKVQEVQVVGVKDSRMGEQVCACIRVKAGEACSAEEIRSFCKGKISHFKIPHYVVFVDSYPLTVTGKIKKNELKERMEKELGL; this comes from the exons ATGTCTGCGCTGATCTCCTCCTCACTGCTGCGGGTTTGTGCGCACAGCCTCAGATCTGTAGACGCACTTAAATGCGGCAAGACGTGGAAATTATGCAGTTGGCTCTTGTGTTCTCG GTCACTCCATGTGGACAGTCCTCCTCACATCCCCACTCTGACCAGCAGCTATGTCCATGGtacctcctccatctctctgctcCCTCTGACTGTAGGACAGATGCTGGACTCTGCAGTCCAGCGCTGGCCTGACCGGGAAGCTGTAGTTTTTGTGCAGGATGGTGTCCGCAAAACCTTTGCACTGTTTCAGCAAGAT GTTAATAAAGTGGCTGCTGGCCTGCTGGCTTTGGGCCTGAAACCAGGTGACCGACTGGGAGTCTGGGGCCCCAACATATATGAATGGATCCTTTTTCAGTATGCGACAGCCAAGGCTGGAATCATACTG GTATCACTGAACCCAGCCTATCAGTTGAAAGAATTGGAATTTACAATAAAGAAG GTCCAGTGTAAAGCTGTGGTCTGTCCTACCCGCTTTAAAACACAAGACTACTGTGAGATGTTGAGACAGCTCTGCCCTGAAATTGACAAGACGCCAGTGGGAGTGGTCAAAAGCTCCAG ATTGCCAGACTTGCGTATGGTGATTGTGACAGATAGCAGACAGCCAGGGATGCTCAGCTTAGAAGATGTGATGCAAGCAGGGGAGAGTCGGCACCACAGAGAACTAATGGATCTACAGACCAAGCTGTCCTGTGATGATCCCATCAACATTCAGTTCACATCA GGAACAACAGGGAGTCCAAAAGGAGCCACTCTTTCCCATCACAATGTTGTGAATAATGCCAACTTTGTAGGTCTACGAATGGGTTATGGGTGGAGA CCTCAGGTGAGAATATGCATGATGGTACCCTTGTACCACTGCTTTGGCTCTGTTCTTGGAGGAATGAATATGGCAGTTCATGGTGTCACATTGGTCTTTCCTTCTGCTGGATACAACAGTCACTCCAACCTAGAGGCCATTCAGAATGAAAA gtGTAATGTTGTCTACGGCACTCCAACAATGTTCACCGACATTCTTAACCAAGGTCTACACAAGTATGATTTATCATCGATTGAAGCCG GTGTCATGGCGGGATCCCCGTGTCCTCCTGAGATCCTGAGAAAACTGATAACAGACATGAACATGAAAGAAATTACA ATAGCTTATGGAGCCACTGAGAATAGTCCACTTTCATTTCTCGGGTTCCCAAAAGACAACGAGGATCTGAAACTACACACTGTTGGATGTATCATGAACCACACTGAG GCTAAAGTGGTGGACACTACTACTGGGGAGACTGTCCCTCTGGGGGCAACCGGAGAGCTCATGGTCAGAGGCTACTGTGTGATGCATGGATACTGGGATGATCCAGAGAAGACCAGTGAAGTTATCTCTAAAGCTGGCTGGTACAGCACTGG CGACACGGCCAGTCTGAACAGTCTGGGGTACTGTAGTATCAGAGGACGCTTGAAAGACATGATCATCCGAGGAGGGGAGAACATTTACCCAGCTGAGTTAGAGGAATTTCTCTTCACACATTCCAAAGTACAGGAAGTGCAG GTGGTCGGGGTCAAAGATTCAAGGATGGGTGAGCAGGTGTGTGCCTGCATCAGGGTGAAGGCAGGGGAGGCCTGCAGTGCAGAGGAAATAAGATCATTCTGCAAAGGCAAG atTTCTCACTTCAAGATCCCACATTATGTGGTGTTTGTCGACAGCTACCCTCTGACAGTCACTGGAAAG ATCAAGAAGAATGAATTAAAGGAGAGAATGGAGAAGGAATTAGGACTTTAA
- the LOC137609269 gene encoding medium-chain acyl-CoA ligase ACSF2, mitochondrial-like isoform X2, giving the protein MLDSAVQRWPDREAVVFVQDGVRKTFALFQQDVNKVAAGLLALGLKPGDRLGVWGPNIYEWILFQYATAKAGIILVSLNPAYQLKELEFTIKKVQCKAVVCPTRFKTQDYCEMLRQLCPEIDKTPVGVVKSSRLPDLRMVIVTDSRQPGMLSLEDVMQAGESRHHRELMDLQTKLSCDDPINIQFTSGTTGSPKGATLSHHNVVNNANFVGLRMGYGWRPQVRICMMVPLYHCFGSVLGGMNMAVHGVTLVFPSAGYNSHSNLEAIQNEKCNVVYGTPTMFTDILNQGLHKYDLSSIEAGVMAGSPCPPEILRKLITDMNMKEITIAYGATENSPLSFLGFPKDNEDLKLHTVGCIMNHTEAKVVDTTTGETVPLGATGELMVRGYCVMHGYWDDPEKTSEVISKAGWYSTGDTASLNSLGYCSIRGRLKDMIIRGGENIYPAELEEFLFTHSKVQEVQVVGVKDSRMGEQVCACIRVKAGEACSAEEIRSFCKGKISHFKIPHYVVFVDSYPLTVTGKIKKNELKERMEKELGL; this is encoded by the exons ATGCTGGACTCTGCAGTCCAGCGCTGGCCTGACCGGGAAGCTGTAGTTTTTGTGCAGGATGGTGTCCGCAAAACCTTTGCACTGTTTCAGCAAGAT GTTAATAAAGTGGCTGCTGGCCTGCTGGCTTTGGGCCTGAAACCAGGTGACCGACTGGGAGTCTGGGGCCCCAACATATATGAATGGATCCTTTTTCAGTATGCGACAGCCAAGGCTGGAATCATACTG GTATCACTGAACCCAGCCTATCAGTTGAAAGAATTGGAATTTACAATAAAGAAG GTCCAGTGTAAAGCTGTGGTCTGTCCTACCCGCTTTAAAACACAAGACTACTGTGAGATGTTGAGACAGCTCTGCCCTGAAATTGACAAGACGCCAGTGGGAGTGGTCAAAAGCTCCAG ATTGCCAGACTTGCGTATGGTGATTGTGACAGATAGCAGACAGCCAGGGATGCTCAGCTTAGAAGATGTGATGCAAGCAGGGGAGAGTCGGCACCACAGAGAACTAATGGATCTACAGACCAAGCTGTCCTGTGATGATCCCATCAACATTCAGTTCACATCA GGAACAACAGGGAGTCCAAAAGGAGCCACTCTTTCCCATCACAATGTTGTGAATAATGCCAACTTTGTAGGTCTACGAATGGGTTATGGGTGGAGA CCTCAGGTGAGAATATGCATGATGGTACCCTTGTACCACTGCTTTGGCTCTGTTCTTGGAGGAATGAATATGGCAGTTCATGGTGTCACATTGGTCTTTCCTTCTGCTGGATACAACAGTCACTCCAACCTAGAGGCCATTCAGAATGAAAA gtGTAATGTTGTCTACGGCACTCCAACAATGTTCACCGACATTCTTAACCAAGGTCTACACAAGTATGATTTATCATCGATTGAAGCCG GTGTCATGGCGGGATCCCCGTGTCCTCCTGAGATCCTGAGAAAACTGATAACAGACATGAACATGAAAGAAATTACA ATAGCTTATGGAGCCACTGAGAATAGTCCACTTTCATTTCTCGGGTTCCCAAAAGACAACGAGGATCTGAAACTACACACTGTTGGATGTATCATGAACCACACTGAG GCTAAAGTGGTGGACACTACTACTGGGGAGACTGTCCCTCTGGGGGCAACCGGAGAGCTCATGGTCAGAGGCTACTGTGTGATGCATGGATACTGGGATGATCCAGAGAAGACCAGTGAAGTTATCTCTAAAGCTGGCTGGTACAGCACTGG CGACACGGCCAGTCTGAACAGTCTGGGGTACTGTAGTATCAGAGGACGCTTGAAAGACATGATCATCCGAGGAGGGGAGAACATTTACCCAGCTGAGTTAGAGGAATTTCTCTTCACACATTCCAAAGTACAGGAAGTGCAG GTGGTCGGGGTCAAAGATTCAAGGATGGGTGAGCAGGTGTGTGCCTGCATCAGGGTGAAGGCAGGGGAGGCCTGCAGTGCAGAGGAAATAAGATCATTCTGCAAAGGCAAG atTTCTCACTTCAAGATCCCACATTATGTGGTGTTTGTCGACAGCTACCCTCTGACAGTCACTGGAAAG ATCAAGAAGAATGAATTAAAGGAGAGAATGGAGAAGGAATTAGGACTTTAA
- the LOC137609266 gene encoding medium-chain acyl-CoA ligase ACSF2, mitochondrial-like isoform X1, translating into MCALMISSLLRACAHSLRSLDTLKRSNTWKLCNTSWFLCSRSLHVDSPPHIPTLTSSYVHGTSSIPLRPMTVGQMLDSTVQRWPDREAVVFVEEGIRKTFALFQQDVDKVAAGLLALGLKPGDRLGVWGPNTYEWILFQYATAKAGIIMVAVNPAYQVEEVEFTLNKVQCKAVVCPTRFKTQDYCEMLRQLCPDIGKTPVGVVKSSRLPDLRMVIVTDSRQPGMLSVEDVMQAGESQHHKELMDLQTKLSCDDPISIQFTSGTTGKPKGATLSHHNIVNNANFIGLRLGYEWRPQVRLCMQVPLYHNLGSVVGGINMAVHGITLVFPSPGYNCQANLEAIKNEKCNVVYGTPTMYTDMLNQDLCKLDLPSIDVAVIGGSPCPPEVLKKLTTDLKVKEAIIGYGTTENSPATFAVFPQDNEERKLYTVGCIMNHTEAKVVDTTTGQIVPLGETGELMIRGYCVMHGYWDDPEKTSEVISKSGWYSTGDVASLNSLGYCSIRGRLKDMIIRGGENIYPAEIEQFLFTHSKVQEVQVIGVKDSRLGEQVCASIRLKEGQTCSAEEIRSFCKGKISHFKIPHYVLFVDSFPLTVTGKIKKNELKERMEKELGL; encoded by the exons ATGTGTGCGCTGATGATCTCCTCACTGCTGCGGGCCTGTGCGCACAGCCTGAGATCTCTGGACACACTCAAACGCAGCAATACGTGGAAATTATGCAACACAAGTTGGTTCCTGTGTTCTCG GTCACTTCATGTGGACAGTCCTCCTCACATCCCCACTCTGACCAGCAGCTATGTCCACGgcacctcctccatccctctgcGCCCCATGACTGTAGGACAGATGCTGGACTCTACGGTCCAGCGCTGGCCTGACCGGGAGGCTGTTGTCTTCGTAGAGGAAGGCATCCGCAAAACCTTTGCTTTGTTTCAACAAGAT GTTGATAAAGTGGCTGCTGGTCTGCTGGCTTTGGGCCTGAAACCAGGTGACCGACTGGGAGTTTGGGGACCCAACACATATGAATGGATCCTTTTCCAGTACGCGACAGCAAAGGCTGGAATCATAATG GTGGCTGTGAACCCAGCCTATCAGGTGGAGGAAGTGGAATTTACATTAAACAAG GTCCAGTGTAAAGCTGTGGTCTGTCCTACCCGCTTCAAAACACAAGACTACTGTGAGATGTTGAGACAGCTCTGCCCTGATATTGGCAAGACCCCAGTGGGAGTGGTCAAAAGCTCTAG ATTGCCAGACTTGCGTATGGTGATTGTGACAGATAGCAGACAGCCAGGGATGCTCAGCGTAGAAGATGTGATGCAAGCAGGGGAGAGTCAGCACCACAAAGAACTAATGGATCTACAGACCAAGCTGTCCTGTGATGATCCCATCAGCATTCAGTTCACATCA GGGACAACAGGGAAGCCAAAGGGAGCCACTCTCTCGCACCACAACATTGTAAATAATGCCAACTTTATTGGTTTACGTTTGGGTTATGAATGGAGA CCTCAAGTCCGACTCTGCATGCAGGTACCTTTGTACCACAACCTTGGTTCTGTCGTCGGAGGGATAAATATGGCAGTTCATGGCATCACATTGGTCTTCCCTTCTCCTGGATACAACTGTCAAGCCAACTTAGaggccattaaaaatgaaaa GTGCAATGTTGTCTACGGCACTCCCACAATGTATACAGACATGTTAAACCAAGATCTATGCAAGCTTGATTTGCCATCAATTGATGTGG CTGTGATCGGGGGCTCTCCGTGCCCTCCTGAGGTTTTGAAAAAACTAACAACAGACCTGAAAGTGAAAGAGGCAATA ATAGGTTATGGAACCACAGAGAATAGCCCAGCTACATTTGCAGTCTTCCCACAAGACAATGAGGAGCGGAAACTATATACTGTTGGATGTATCATGAACCACACTGAG GCTAAAGTGGTGGACACTACTACTGGACAGATTGTCCCTCTGGGGGAAACCGGAGAGCTCATGATCAGAGGCTACTGTGTGATGCATGGATACTGGGATGATCCAGAGAAAACCAGTGAAGTTATCTCTAAATCTGGCTGGTACAGCACTGG TGATGTGGCCAGTCTGAACAGTCTGGGATACTGCAGTATCAGAGGACGCTTAAAAGACATGATCATCCGAGGAGGGGAGAACATTTACCCAGCTGAGATAGAGCAATTTCTCTTCACTCATTCCAAAGTACAGGAAGTGCAG GTGATTGGAGTGAAAGATTCAAGGCTGGGTGAGCAGGTGTGTGCCTCTATCAGACTGAAGGAAGGTCAGACCTGCTCTGCAGAGGAGATAAGATCATTCTGTAAAGGAAAG ATTTCTCACTTCAAGATCCCGCACTATGTTCTCTTTGTTGACAGCTTCCCATTGACAGTCACAGGAAAG ATCAAGAAGAATGAATTAAAGGAGAGAATGGAGAAGGAATTGGGTCTTTAA
- the LOC137609266 gene encoding medium-chain acyl-CoA ligase ACSF2, mitochondrial-like isoform X2 gives MTVGQMLDSTVQRWPDREAVVFVEEGIRKTFALFQQDVDKVAAGLLALGLKPGDRLGVWGPNTYEWILFQYATAKAGIIMVAVNPAYQVEEVEFTLNKVQCKAVVCPTRFKTQDYCEMLRQLCPDIGKTPVGVVKSSRLPDLRMVIVTDSRQPGMLSVEDVMQAGESQHHKELMDLQTKLSCDDPISIQFTSGTTGKPKGATLSHHNIVNNANFIGLRLGYEWRPQVRLCMQVPLYHNLGSVVGGINMAVHGITLVFPSPGYNCQANLEAIKNEKCNVVYGTPTMYTDMLNQDLCKLDLPSIDVAVIGGSPCPPEVLKKLTTDLKVKEAIIGYGTTENSPATFAVFPQDNEERKLYTVGCIMNHTEAKVVDTTTGQIVPLGETGELMIRGYCVMHGYWDDPEKTSEVISKSGWYSTGDVASLNSLGYCSIRGRLKDMIIRGGENIYPAEIEQFLFTHSKVQEVQVIGVKDSRLGEQVCASIRLKEGQTCSAEEIRSFCKGKISHFKIPHYVLFVDSFPLTVTGKIKKNELKERMEKELGL, from the exons ATGACTGTAGGACAGATGCTGGACTCTACGGTCCAGCGCTGGCCTGACCGGGAGGCTGTTGTCTTCGTAGAGGAAGGCATCCGCAAAACCTTTGCTTTGTTTCAACAAGAT GTTGATAAAGTGGCTGCTGGTCTGCTGGCTTTGGGCCTGAAACCAGGTGACCGACTGGGAGTTTGGGGACCCAACACATATGAATGGATCCTTTTCCAGTACGCGACAGCAAAGGCTGGAATCATAATG GTGGCTGTGAACCCAGCCTATCAGGTGGAGGAAGTGGAATTTACATTAAACAAG GTCCAGTGTAAAGCTGTGGTCTGTCCTACCCGCTTCAAAACACAAGACTACTGTGAGATGTTGAGACAGCTCTGCCCTGATATTGGCAAGACCCCAGTGGGAGTGGTCAAAAGCTCTAG ATTGCCAGACTTGCGTATGGTGATTGTGACAGATAGCAGACAGCCAGGGATGCTCAGCGTAGAAGATGTGATGCAAGCAGGGGAGAGTCAGCACCACAAAGAACTAATGGATCTACAGACCAAGCTGTCCTGTGATGATCCCATCAGCATTCAGTTCACATCA GGGACAACAGGGAAGCCAAAGGGAGCCACTCTCTCGCACCACAACATTGTAAATAATGCCAACTTTATTGGTTTACGTTTGGGTTATGAATGGAGA CCTCAAGTCCGACTCTGCATGCAGGTACCTTTGTACCACAACCTTGGTTCTGTCGTCGGAGGGATAAATATGGCAGTTCATGGCATCACATTGGTCTTCCCTTCTCCTGGATACAACTGTCAAGCCAACTTAGaggccattaaaaatgaaaa GTGCAATGTTGTCTACGGCACTCCCACAATGTATACAGACATGTTAAACCAAGATCTATGCAAGCTTGATTTGCCATCAATTGATGTGG CTGTGATCGGGGGCTCTCCGTGCCCTCCTGAGGTTTTGAAAAAACTAACAACAGACCTGAAAGTGAAAGAGGCAATA ATAGGTTATGGAACCACAGAGAATAGCCCAGCTACATTTGCAGTCTTCCCACAAGACAATGAGGAGCGGAAACTATATACTGTTGGATGTATCATGAACCACACTGAG GCTAAAGTGGTGGACACTACTACTGGACAGATTGTCCCTCTGGGGGAAACCGGAGAGCTCATGATCAGAGGCTACTGTGTGATGCATGGATACTGGGATGATCCAGAGAAAACCAGTGAAGTTATCTCTAAATCTGGCTGGTACAGCACTGG TGATGTGGCCAGTCTGAACAGTCTGGGATACTGCAGTATCAGAGGACGCTTAAAAGACATGATCATCCGAGGAGGGGAGAACATTTACCCAGCTGAGATAGAGCAATTTCTCTTCACTCATTCCAAAGTACAGGAAGTGCAG GTGATTGGAGTGAAAGATTCAAGGCTGGGTGAGCAGGTGTGTGCCTCTATCAGACTGAAGGAAGGTCAGACCTGCTCTGCAGAGGAGATAAGATCATTCTGTAAAGGAAAG ATTTCTCACTTCAAGATCCCGCACTATGTTCTCTTTGTTGACAGCTTCCCATTGACAGTCACAGGAAAG ATCAAGAAGAATGAATTAAAGGAGAGAATGGAGAAGGAATTGGGTCTTTAA